A genomic segment from Salvelinus alpinus chromosome 8, SLU_Salpinus.1, whole genome shotgun sequence encodes:
- the LOC139583587 gene encoding nucleoporin p58/p45-like isoform X2, which produces MSGFNFGSGAIGSTNAGGGFSFGAAASTPAAAGTGGFTLGGALGATAPASTTTTSSLGLGASLFSQKPTGGFSFNTPPSGAPAASTAPTTGFSMTFNKPSASAQPFSLTAASSAPTGAGLTLGSVLTSTAPQQGATGFSLNLGGVAASTAPSTGLSLGSSMFSNMATTGLSQSTLGGLGFALGLGQTTLGSGGLTLGSLASTSTAVSAAPSLGLGGVDFSTSSEKKSDKSSGASPQDSKALKDENLPPVICQDVDNFQKFVKEQKQVHEEISRMSSKAMLKVQDDIKSLKQLLSVSASGLQRNALAIDKLKMETAQELKNADIALRTQKTPPGLQHDNTAPYDYFRCLVEQFEVQLQQYRQQIEELENHLTTQGSGSHITPQDLSLAMQKLYQTFVALAAQLQSVHENVKTLKQQYLGYRRAFLEDSTDVFESKRVASKKWQSAPRITTGPAPFSSVPNAAAVAMAATLSQQQQPGPGSQASLGSGLGNPFALGVGSSLGTSGLGVFGGGPGFGGVATGGSSFGFSSATKPSGGSLSAGFGSNSSSGFNFSNPGLNASAGLTFGVSNPPATGFGTGGPLLQLKKPPVGNKRGKR; this is translated from the exons ATGTCAGGCTTTAATTTCGGATCCGGGGCTATTGGTTCCACCAACGCTGGCGGAGGGTTTTCGTTTGGAGCCGCTGCCAG TACCCCAGCTGCAGCAGGTACAGGTGGGTTTACTCTGGGTGGAGCTCTGGGTGCTACAGCCCcagcctccaccaccaccacctcttctCTGGGCCTGGGTGCATCACTATTCTCACAAAAACCTACTGGGGGGTTCTCCTTTAACACTCCTCCCTCAG GTGCCCCAGCAGCCTCTACAGCCCCTACCACGGGCTTCAGTATGACCTTCAATAAACCCTCTGCCTCGGCCCAACCCTTCTCCCTCACTGCAGCCTCCTCGGCCCCCACAGGGGCAGGACTGACACTAGGCTCCGTCCTCACCTCCACTGCGCCACAGCAAGGAGCCACAGGATTCTCTCTCAACCTAGGGGGTGTGGCCGCAAGTACAGCCCCATCCACGGGTCTATCGCTGGGTTCCAGTATGTTCTCTAACATGGCTACTACTG GTCTGAGTCAGTCCACTCTTGGAGGACTGGGGTTTGCGTTAG GTTTGGGCCAGACCACTCTCGGATCAGGGGGGTTGACGTTAGGTTCCCTGGCCTCTACCTCCACGGCGGTGTCAGCGGCCCCCAGCCTTGGACTGGGCGGAGTTGACTTCAGCACCTCCTCAGAGAAGAAAAGCGACAAATCATCAGGGGCCAGCCCACA AGACAGTAAAGCTTTGAAAGATGAAAATTTGCCTCCAGTCATCTGTCAGGATGTAGACAACTTCCA GAAGTTTGTGAAGGAGCAGAAGCAGGTTCACGAGGAGATCAGCAGGATGTCATCAAAAGCCATGCTGAAGGTTCAGGATGACATCAAGAGTCTCAAACAGCTGCTGTCTGTCAGCGCTTCGGGACTACAGAGAAACGCCCTGGCTATAGACAAACTGAAGATGGAGACTGCGCAG GAGTTGAAGAATGCAGACATAGCTCTGCGGACTCAGAAGACTCCCCCTGGACTCCAACACGACAACACAGCTCCCTATGA TTATTTCCGGTGTTTAGTGGAACAGTTTGAGGTCCAGTTGCAGCAGTACAGACAGCAGATAGAGGAGCTGGAGAATCACCTCACTACACAGGGCAGTGGATCACACATCACACCACAGg atctgtCACTGGCCATGCAGAAGTTGTACCAGACGTTTGTGGCTCTGGCTGCTCAGCTCCAGTCAGTACACGAGAACGTCAAG ACCCTGAAGCAGCAGTACCTGGGATACCGCCGTGCCTTCCTGGAGGACTCCACAGACGTCTTCGAGTCCAAGCGGGTGGCCAGTAAGAAGTGGCAGAGTGCCCCACGCATCACCACTGGCCCTGCCCCCTTCAGCAGCGTCCCCAATGCGGCGGCGGTCGCCATGGCAGCCACGCTGAGCCAGCAGCAGCAGCCCGGCCCAG ggAGCCAGGCGTCCCTGGGGTCTGGTTTGGGAAACCCCTTTGCCTTGGGAGTGGGCTCTAGCTTGGGCACCTCAGGCCTCGGAG TGTTTGGTGGGGGTCCAGGTTTCGGGGGGGTAGCGACGGGGGGCTCCTCATTTGGTTTCTCCTCCGCCACCAAGCCCTCGGGAGGGAGCCTGagtgcag GTTTTGGAAGCAACAGCAGTTCAGGGTTTAACTTCAGTAACCCCGGCCTCAACGCGTCTGCAGGCCTGACGTTTGGCGTGTCCAACCCTCCCGCCACGGGCTTCGGCACTGGAGGTCCACTGCTGCAGCTCAAGAAGCCCCCGGTGGGAAACAAGAGAGGCAAGAGATAG
- the LOC139583587 gene encoding nucleoporin p58/p45-like isoform X9, translating into MSGFNFGSGAIGSTNAGGGFSFGAAASTPAAAGTGGFTLGGALGATAPASTTTTSSLGLGASLFSQKPTGGFSFNTPPSGAAAPTQGLTLGAPAASTAPTTGFSMTFNKPSASAQPFSLTAASSAPTGAGLTLGSVLTSTAPQQGATGFSLNLGGVAASTAPSTGLSLGSSMFSNMATTGLSQSTLGGLGFALGLGQTTLGSGGLTLGSLASTSTAVSAAPSLGLGGVDFSTSSEKKSDKSSGASPQDSKALKDENLPPVICQDVDNFQKFVKEQKQVHEEISRMSSKAMLKVQDDIKSLKQLLSVSASGLQRNALAIDKLKMETAQELKNADIALRTQKTPPGLQHDNTAPYDYFRCLVEQFEVQLQQYRQQIEELENHLTTQGSGSHITPQDLSLAMQKLYQTFVALAAQLQSVHENVKTLKQQYLGYRRAFLEDSTDVFESKRVASKKWQSAPRITTGPAPFSSVPNAAAVAMAATLSQQQQPGPGFGSNSSSGFNFSNPGLNASAGLTFGVSNPPATGFGTGGPLLQLKKPPVGNKRGKR; encoded by the exons ATGTCAGGCTTTAATTTCGGATCCGGGGCTATTGGTTCCACCAACGCTGGCGGAGGGTTTTCGTTTGGAGCCGCTGCCAG TACCCCAGCTGCAGCAGGTACAGGTGGGTTTACTCTGGGTGGAGCTCTGGGTGCTACAGCCCcagcctccaccaccaccacctcttctCTGGGCCTGGGTGCATCACTATTCTCACAAAAACCTACTGGGGGGTTCTCCTTTAACACTCCTCCCTCAG GAGCTGCTGCACCCACCCAAGGCCTTACATTAG GTGCCCCAGCAGCCTCTACAGCCCCTACCACGGGCTTCAGTATGACCTTCAATAAACCCTCTGCCTCGGCCCAACCCTTCTCCCTCACTGCAGCCTCCTCGGCCCCCACAGGGGCAGGACTGACACTAGGCTCCGTCCTCACCTCCACTGCGCCACAGCAAGGAGCCACAGGATTCTCTCTCAACCTAGGGGGTGTGGCCGCAAGTACAGCCCCATCCACGGGTCTATCGCTGGGTTCCAGTATGTTCTCTAACATGGCTACTACTG GTCTGAGTCAGTCCACTCTTGGAGGACTGGGGTTTGCGTTAG GTTTGGGCCAGACCACTCTCGGATCAGGGGGGTTGACGTTAGGTTCCCTGGCCTCTACCTCCACGGCGGTGTCAGCGGCCCCCAGCCTTGGACTGGGCGGAGTTGACTTCAGCACCTCCTCAGAGAAGAAAAGCGACAAATCATCAGGGGCCAGCCCACA AGACAGTAAAGCTTTGAAAGATGAAAATTTGCCTCCAGTCATCTGTCAGGATGTAGACAACTTCCA GAAGTTTGTGAAGGAGCAGAAGCAGGTTCACGAGGAGATCAGCAGGATGTCATCAAAAGCCATGCTGAAGGTTCAGGATGACATCAAGAGTCTCAAACAGCTGCTGTCTGTCAGCGCTTCGGGACTACAGAGAAACGCCCTGGCTATAGACAAACTGAAGATGGAGACTGCGCAG GAGTTGAAGAATGCAGACATAGCTCTGCGGACTCAGAAGACTCCCCCTGGACTCCAACACGACAACACAGCTCCCTATGA TTATTTCCGGTGTTTAGTGGAACAGTTTGAGGTCCAGTTGCAGCAGTACAGACAGCAGATAGAGGAGCTGGAGAATCACCTCACTACACAGGGCAGTGGATCACACATCACACCACAGg atctgtCACTGGCCATGCAGAAGTTGTACCAGACGTTTGTGGCTCTGGCTGCTCAGCTCCAGTCAGTACACGAGAACGTCAAG ACCCTGAAGCAGCAGTACCTGGGATACCGCCGTGCCTTCCTGGAGGACTCCACAGACGTCTTCGAGTCCAAGCGGGTGGCCAGTAAGAAGTGGCAGAGTGCCCCACGCATCACCACTGGCCCTGCCCCCTTCAGCAGCGTCCCCAATGCGGCGGCGGTCGCCATGGCAGCCACGCTGAGCCAGCAGCAGCAGCCCGGCCCAG GTTTTGGAAGCAACAGCAGTTCAGGGTTTAACTTCAGTAACCCCGGCCTCAACGCGTCTGCAGGCCTGACGTTTGGCGTGTCCAACCCTCCCGCCACGGGCTTCGGCACTGGAGGTCCACTGCTGCAGCTCAAGAAGCCCCCGGTGGGAAACAAGAGAGGCAAGAGATAG
- the LOC139583587 gene encoding nucleoporin p58/p45-like isoform X4 → MSGFNFGSGAIGSTNAGGGFSFGAAASTPAAAGTGGFTLGGALGATAPASTTTTSSLGLGASLFSQKPTGGFSFNTPPSGAPAASTAPTTGFSMTFNKPSASAQPFSLTAASSAPTGAGLTLGSVLTSTAPQQGATGFSLNLGGVAASTAPSTGLSLGSSMFSNMATTGLGQTTLGSGGLTLGSLASTSTAVSAAPSLGLGGVDFSTSSEKKSDKSSGASPQDSKALKDENLPPVICQDVDNFQKFVKEQKQVHEEISRMSSKAMLKVQDDIKSLKQLLSVSASGLQRNALAIDKLKMETAQELKNADIALRTQKTPPGLQHDNTAPYDYFRCLVEQFEVQLQQYRQQIEELENHLTTQGSGSHITPQDLSLAMQKLYQTFVALAAQLQSVHENVKTLKQQYLGYRRAFLEDSTDVFESKRVASKKWQSAPRITTGPAPFSSVPNAAAVAMAATLSQQQQPGPGSQASLGSGLGNPFALGVGSSLGTSGLGVFGGGPGFGGVATGGSSFGFSSATKPSGGSLSAGFGSNSSSGFNFSNPGLNASAGLTFGVSNPPATGFGTGGPLLQLKKPPVGNKRGKR, encoded by the exons ATGTCAGGCTTTAATTTCGGATCCGGGGCTATTGGTTCCACCAACGCTGGCGGAGGGTTTTCGTTTGGAGCCGCTGCCAG TACCCCAGCTGCAGCAGGTACAGGTGGGTTTACTCTGGGTGGAGCTCTGGGTGCTACAGCCCcagcctccaccaccaccacctcttctCTGGGCCTGGGTGCATCACTATTCTCACAAAAACCTACTGGGGGGTTCTCCTTTAACACTCCTCCCTCAG GTGCCCCAGCAGCCTCTACAGCCCCTACCACGGGCTTCAGTATGACCTTCAATAAACCCTCTGCCTCGGCCCAACCCTTCTCCCTCACTGCAGCCTCCTCGGCCCCCACAGGGGCAGGACTGACACTAGGCTCCGTCCTCACCTCCACTGCGCCACAGCAAGGAGCCACAGGATTCTCTCTCAACCTAGGGGGTGTGGCCGCAAGTACAGCCCCATCCACGGGTCTATCGCTGGGTTCCAGTATGTTCTCTAACATGGCTACTACTG GTTTGGGCCAGACCACTCTCGGATCAGGGGGGTTGACGTTAGGTTCCCTGGCCTCTACCTCCACGGCGGTGTCAGCGGCCCCCAGCCTTGGACTGGGCGGAGTTGACTTCAGCACCTCCTCAGAGAAGAAAAGCGACAAATCATCAGGGGCCAGCCCACA AGACAGTAAAGCTTTGAAAGATGAAAATTTGCCTCCAGTCATCTGTCAGGATGTAGACAACTTCCA GAAGTTTGTGAAGGAGCAGAAGCAGGTTCACGAGGAGATCAGCAGGATGTCATCAAAAGCCATGCTGAAGGTTCAGGATGACATCAAGAGTCTCAAACAGCTGCTGTCTGTCAGCGCTTCGGGACTACAGAGAAACGCCCTGGCTATAGACAAACTGAAGATGGAGACTGCGCAG GAGTTGAAGAATGCAGACATAGCTCTGCGGACTCAGAAGACTCCCCCTGGACTCCAACACGACAACACAGCTCCCTATGA TTATTTCCGGTGTTTAGTGGAACAGTTTGAGGTCCAGTTGCAGCAGTACAGACAGCAGATAGAGGAGCTGGAGAATCACCTCACTACACAGGGCAGTGGATCACACATCACACCACAGg atctgtCACTGGCCATGCAGAAGTTGTACCAGACGTTTGTGGCTCTGGCTGCTCAGCTCCAGTCAGTACACGAGAACGTCAAG ACCCTGAAGCAGCAGTACCTGGGATACCGCCGTGCCTTCCTGGAGGACTCCACAGACGTCTTCGAGTCCAAGCGGGTGGCCAGTAAGAAGTGGCAGAGTGCCCCACGCATCACCACTGGCCCTGCCCCCTTCAGCAGCGTCCCCAATGCGGCGGCGGTCGCCATGGCAGCCACGCTGAGCCAGCAGCAGCAGCCCGGCCCAG ggAGCCAGGCGTCCCTGGGGTCTGGTTTGGGAAACCCCTTTGCCTTGGGAGTGGGCTCTAGCTTGGGCACCTCAGGCCTCGGAG TGTTTGGTGGGGGTCCAGGTTTCGGGGGGGTAGCGACGGGGGGCTCCTCATTTGGTTTCTCCTCCGCCACCAAGCCCTCGGGAGGGAGCCTGagtgcag GTTTTGGAAGCAACAGCAGTTCAGGGTTTAACTTCAGTAACCCCGGCCTCAACGCGTCTGCAGGCCTGACGTTTGGCGTGTCCAACCCTCCCGCCACGGGCTTCGGCACTGGAGGTCCACTGCTGCAGCTCAAGAAGCCCCCGGTGGGAAACAAGAGAGGCAAGAGATAG
- the LOC139583587 gene encoding nucleoporin p58/p45-like isoform X7, with protein MSGFNFGSGAIGSTNAGGGFSFGAAASTPAAAGTGGFTLGGALGATAPASTTTTSSLGLGASLFSQKPTGGFSFNTPPSGAAAPTQGLTLGAPAASTAPTTGFSMTFNKPSASAQPFSLTAASSAPTGAGLTLGSVLTSTAPQQGATGFSLNLGGVAASTAPSTGLSLGSSMFSNMATTGLGQTTLGSGGLTLGSLASTSTAVSAAPSLGLGGVDFSTSSEKKSDKSSGASPQDSKALKDENLPPVICQDVDNFQKFVKEQKQVHEEISRMSSKAMLKVQDDIKSLKQLLSVSASGLQRNALAIDKLKMETAQELKNADIALRTQKTPPGLQHDNTAPYDYFRCLVEQFEVQLQQYRQQIEELENHLTTQGSGSHITPQDLSLAMQKLYQTFVALAAQLQSVHENVKTLKQQYLGYRRAFLEDSTDVFESKRVASKKWQSAPRITTGPAPFSSVPNAAAVAMAATLSQQQQPGPVFGGGPGFGGVATGGSSFGFSSATKPSGGSLSAGFGSNSSSGFNFSNPGLNASAGLTFGVSNPPATGFGTGGPLLQLKKPPVGNKRGKR; from the exons ATGTCAGGCTTTAATTTCGGATCCGGGGCTATTGGTTCCACCAACGCTGGCGGAGGGTTTTCGTTTGGAGCCGCTGCCAG TACCCCAGCTGCAGCAGGTACAGGTGGGTTTACTCTGGGTGGAGCTCTGGGTGCTACAGCCCcagcctccaccaccaccacctcttctCTGGGCCTGGGTGCATCACTATTCTCACAAAAACCTACTGGGGGGTTCTCCTTTAACACTCCTCCCTCAG GAGCTGCTGCACCCACCCAAGGCCTTACATTAG GTGCCCCAGCAGCCTCTACAGCCCCTACCACGGGCTTCAGTATGACCTTCAATAAACCCTCTGCCTCGGCCCAACCCTTCTCCCTCACTGCAGCCTCCTCGGCCCCCACAGGGGCAGGACTGACACTAGGCTCCGTCCTCACCTCCACTGCGCCACAGCAAGGAGCCACAGGATTCTCTCTCAACCTAGGGGGTGTGGCCGCAAGTACAGCCCCATCCACGGGTCTATCGCTGGGTTCCAGTATGTTCTCTAACATGGCTACTACTG GTTTGGGCCAGACCACTCTCGGATCAGGGGGGTTGACGTTAGGTTCCCTGGCCTCTACCTCCACGGCGGTGTCAGCGGCCCCCAGCCTTGGACTGGGCGGAGTTGACTTCAGCACCTCCTCAGAGAAGAAAAGCGACAAATCATCAGGGGCCAGCCCACA AGACAGTAAAGCTTTGAAAGATGAAAATTTGCCTCCAGTCATCTGTCAGGATGTAGACAACTTCCA GAAGTTTGTGAAGGAGCAGAAGCAGGTTCACGAGGAGATCAGCAGGATGTCATCAAAAGCCATGCTGAAGGTTCAGGATGACATCAAGAGTCTCAAACAGCTGCTGTCTGTCAGCGCTTCGGGACTACAGAGAAACGCCCTGGCTATAGACAAACTGAAGATGGAGACTGCGCAG GAGTTGAAGAATGCAGACATAGCTCTGCGGACTCAGAAGACTCCCCCTGGACTCCAACACGACAACACAGCTCCCTATGA TTATTTCCGGTGTTTAGTGGAACAGTTTGAGGTCCAGTTGCAGCAGTACAGACAGCAGATAGAGGAGCTGGAGAATCACCTCACTACACAGGGCAGTGGATCACACATCACACCACAGg atctgtCACTGGCCATGCAGAAGTTGTACCAGACGTTTGTGGCTCTGGCTGCTCAGCTCCAGTCAGTACACGAGAACGTCAAG ACCCTGAAGCAGCAGTACCTGGGATACCGCCGTGCCTTCCTGGAGGACTCCACAGACGTCTTCGAGTCCAAGCGGGTGGCCAGTAAGAAGTGGCAGAGTGCCCCACGCATCACCACTGGCCCTGCCCCCTTCAGCAGCGTCCCCAATGCGGCGGCGGTCGCCATGGCAGCCACGCTGAGCCAGCAGCAGCAGCCCGGCCCAG TGTTTGGTGGGGGTCCAGGTTTCGGGGGGGTAGCGACGGGGGGCTCCTCATTTGGTTTCTCCTCCGCCACCAAGCCCTCGGGAGGGAGCCTGagtgcag GTTTTGGAAGCAACAGCAGTTCAGGGTTTAACTTCAGTAACCCCGGCCTCAACGCGTCTGCAGGCCTGACGTTTGGCGTGTCCAACCCTCCCGCCACGGGCTTCGGCACTGGAGGTCCACTGCTGCAGCTCAAGAAGCCCCCGGTGGGAAACAAGAGAGGCAAGAGATAG